The segment ggaaggaaccggagtcactaggctggtggagttcctgtgtctgGTCcccgctggttccagttactcccagtgttgggacagatgttggttcctgctcacctctggtcctgggtgtgtcagagagcctgggattggagcttcctctgggcatacaccatttcttaaatgaatgtaacctgttctctgtgtgctgagaataaattcactcactcaagtcaaatagctttgaccatagcaggaaatctgtacccaaaaatcaagcgtacaattcatttcttggtgcagcagaactatcaactctcactttagctacaatggaggtaaaatcctttggtgatgtgagggtcattgaagtacagccttattacaatgaaatccaatgtctaaaattgttcttattttgggcttgtaccatagtaagaatCAAGATTTTAAAcgctactaaatacaaaacaaacaaaaagactttatatatttatgttcatttaagaaaatactagtagtgatgtattattttgaagtatatagttaatatgtttggagttatttaaaatttatattgagaaaaacatatgtattttcagaattgctgtagagaagcatctacataagactgttaaattgattgttgttttatatcaaacaacttttataatacttatttttattgttataatgttttataaattttaagggatatgacaaaaaagatattgtatgtattgaaggggggtctctgggagaagttggggtacaaaagggaaacaagaatgtgatttaattctatttacttaaaatatgtttttaaatgttaacaaattcagataaattgaaatcatgtaacttttctcatcataatgcaataaaagtttaaaatagaaaagaaagaaagaaagaaagagagagagagaaagagaaaaaaagaaaagaaaagaaaaatgctgtcttttcccactggatggttttagctcctttgtcaaagataaagtgaccataggtgtgtgggttcatttctaggtcttaaATTCTATGCcttcatctacctgcctgtcactatacctaccatgcagtttttaatcaaaattgctctgtagtacagcttgaggtcagagatggtgatttttccagaagttcttttattgttgagaatagttttagctatcttgggtttttgttatttcaaatgaattggagaatttctctttctaactctatgaagaattgagttagaattttgaaggggattgaattgaatctctagattgctttcaacaagatggccatttttactgtattaatcctgccaatccatgagcatgggagatctttcagtcttctgaggtcttcctcaatttctttcttcagagacttgatgttcttgtcatacagatctttcacttgtttggttagagtcacaccaagatattttatattgtctgtgactactgtgaagggtgtcctttccctaatttccctaatttctctctcagcctgtttatcctttgagaataagaaggctactgatttgtttgagttaattttatatccagccactttgctgaagttgtttatcagctgaaggAGTTCTCCGGTGGAATtgtgggggtcacttaagtatactatcatatcatctgcaaatagtgatagtttgacttcttcctttccaaactgGAAAGGAAAGTTTGTGTCCCTCTTAcccccttttgttgtctaattgctctagctagaactttgagtacaatattgaataggtagggagagagagtgggcatccctgtctagtccctgattttaataggattgcttcaagtttctctctatttagtttgatgttggctactggtttcctgtatattgcctttaatatgtttaggtatgggccttgaattcctggtgtttccaaggcttttaaaatgaaggaatattgaatttgtcaagtgctttttcagcatataatgaaatgatcatgtggggtttttttcctttgagtttgtttgtatagtagattatgttgatggatttctgtatattgaaccatccctgcatccatgggatgGTCTAATAGATCATAGTGAATGaccgttttgatgtgttcttggattcggtttgtgagaattttattgagtatttttgcattgaaatttataagagaaattgttctaaagttctctttctttgttggggcTTTGTGTGGGTTTGGCATCATCATTCTATGTGGCTTtttagaatgaactgggtagagttcgttctgtttctattttgtggaatagtttgaagagtgttggtattaggtcttctttgaaggtctaatagaattctgcactaaacccatctggtcctgggttttttggtttgtttttNNNNNNNNNNttggttggaagactattaatgactgattctattcCTTTATGGGTAATGGGAccatttagatggtttatctgatcctgatttaactgtggtatttggtatctgtctagaaagttgtctatttcatccagattttccaagggtttgttttgttttgtttttttgacaacagcaatgtttttatatatgtgaactGTTAAAAATGACCATCTATACCAGTGTCAAATGAGGGTGGCAGGGGAAGGCTGGGTGAGAGGtacaaggaggaggaaggcatTCTCCTCTACTGGTAATAAAGCTCCAGGTTTATCTCAGGTGGATTTCATACTCTCCCGGAGACACGTAGTCCTTAAAAATTGTGTACCACTTTTTAAGAACGATCTTATTCCAGTGGGTGCCAATTTGAGCTGCTATCAGTTTCTTCAAGTCGCCGATGGTATCATTGGCATTGCACTTAACAGGGACTTTCTTTCCTAGCCTGTCGCTGCAAACCACCTCAGTCATTGTGGGTGGAGCTGGCTTTGCCTCCCGCAACCCCAAGGCTCCCAGGTCTCGGTAGCGTCCCCTGATCTCAGGCCTCTCCATTTAGCCTCCTCACCTCCAATGTCCTTGAACCTAtcgattttccagttttgttgactataggcttttgtagtaggatctgatgattttttggatttcctcggtctctgttgttatgtctccgttttcatttaagattttgttctagagctttcagatgtcctGTGAAGCTGATAGTGTATGCcctctctcccatttctttttggaaccactcagagctataagttttcctcttagcactgctttcattgtgtctcataagtttgggtatgttgtaccttccttttcattacattctaaaaattctttaatttctttctttatttcttccttgaccaagttatcattgagtaagttgttgttcagcttccacgtatatgttggatttctgttgttttgctgttattgaaaaCTAGCCTTAGTTTTGATCTCATAGGTGACCTGATAGGATgcgtgggattatttcaatcttcttgtatctgttgaagcatgttttgtgaccaattatatggtcaattctggagaaggtaccatgaagtgatgagaagaaggtatgttcttttgttttaggatgaaattttctatagatatctgctaaatcttgtctataacttctgttacttgtctctgttt is part of the Mastomys coucha isolate ucsf_1 unplaced genomic scaffold, UCSF_Mcou_1 pScaffold14, whole genome shotgun sequence genome and harbors:
- the LOC116089014 gene encoding ubiquitin-like protein 5, with protein sequence MTEVVCSDRLGKKVPVKCNANDTIGDLKKLIAAQIGTHWNKIVLKKWYTIFKDYVSPGEYEIHLR